Part of the Candidatus Afararchaeum irisae genome, CGTCGGAGACCGTCACGACCTCGTCGACGTTCTCCTGTATCACCTCGAAGGTCGACTCCGCAATCGACCTCGTGGCTATCCCGTCGGCTATAGTCGAGACTCCCTCTCTCTCGTATATCTCTCCCTTTTCGAGGCTCTGTGGCACACTCGCCGCTCCCTCCGCCTGAACCCCTATCACGCGCGTGTCGGGGCTCCTCGCCTTTACTGCGGTCGAGATTCCCGAGATAAGCCCACCGCCTCCTATCGAGACTATCACCGTGTCGACATCGGGGAGGTCTTCGAGTATTTCGAGTCCTATAGTTCCCTGCCCCGCCTGTATATACGGGTCGTCGAAGGGATGGACGAATGTTCCGCCGTCGTTCCTCTGTATCTCCCTCGCCTTCTCGTACGCCTCGGAGTAGTCGACCCCCGAGAGGACGACAGTTGCTCCGTACTCACGTGTCGCCTGTACCTTCGAGATAGGGGCGTCCTCGGGCATCACTATGGTCGACTCTATACCCGCCTCTGTCGCGGCGAGTGCGACGCCCTGTGCGTGGTTCCCCGCACTCGCGGCTATGACACCCTTAGCGCGTTCCTCTTCGCTGAGGTTCTGTATCCTGTTGTACGCGCCGCGTATCTTGAACGCGCCCGTCCTCTGGCGGTTCTCGTACTTGAAGTACACTTCGGAGTCGGTGATGTCGCTGAAGGTCCGAGATGAGTTTAGAGGAGTGTGGCGCGCGACCCCTTCGAGCTCTTCGCGCGCGTCTTCTATGTCGTCTATGTCTATCATACTTACTTGAGGCTCTGTAAGGCTTTTATTGGTGACGGTTGGGCTTCCGATACAGTAAAGTCGTCGTTTCGTGTTTCTTTAAACATGACAGTAGACTCTGTCTCCGGATGTGACGGTATCTATATAGTCGACTTCAAGATGCTCGGACACGACGACCACGGCGCAGTCTATATCGTCGACGACGAAGAGACTGCTATAGTCGACACCGGAATGTCGCCCGGGGTCGACCATATCTACGACGCACTCGACGAAGTCGGAATCGAGAGGAACGACGTAGACTACATCATACCGACACACGTCCATCTCGACCACGGCGGTGGCACGGGATTCCTCGCCGACGAGTGTGAGAACGCCGAGGTCGTCGCCCACGAGAACGCAGTACCCTACCTCTCCGACCCCGACAAGATAGAAAAGCTCGTCACGAGTGTCAAACGCGCCGTCGGGGATATGGCTGACGGCTACGGTACAGCGAAGCCAGTCGACAGGGACAGGATAAGATCCGTCGAAGACGGTGACGTGGTCGATCTCGGCGGACGCCAACTCGAAGTCCTGTATGCTCCGGGACACGCCCCACACCAGATCTGTCTCTTCGACACCCACGACGAAGCGATATTTACCGCCGACGAGGCGGGGATGAACATAGCCGGCGAGCTTAAGCCCACGACTCCGCCACCTAACTTCGACCTCGAAAAGAACTTGGAAAGCCTTGAGAGGTTCAAGGATCTAGATCCCGAGGTTCTCCTCTACGGACATTACGGCGCGAGACACGACGCAGTCGAGTCTTTAGAAGAGTACTCCGAGATTCTGAGAGACTGGGTCGACGAGGTCGAGGAAGTACGCGAGAACTACGAGACCGACGACGAGGTCGTCGACCATTTCGTCGAGTCCGACCATCTCTACTACGACGTCTGGGACGACGAGTCGGCGTCTGAGACGATAAGGATGGACGTCGAGGGGGTTCTTCTCTACCTAGACAGGCAGGACTGAACGACGACAGGGACGGCAGCCTCAGATTCTCTGCTGTAGCTCGGGGTCTACGTTCCCGTTTCCGAAGTCGTACTCGTCGTCTGTCTCCGACTCCTCCTTCGCTCTCTCGACGTACGGCTCGAATACCTTCTTGAAGCTGACTTCGAGGAACATTCTCTCGTCGGTGGGTCGCAGGACGTTGCCCGTCTCAGTCTCCTTGTGGACGACGTACTTGTGTACGTTGACCCTACCGGCGTGGCGGAGATCGTCCTTCTCGGAGGTGATCTCGAAGAGCATCCTCCCGTCTCCGTTGTACTTCATCTTGACGTCGACGTGTCCCGTGTAGATACGGATGGGCGTCGGAGGACGGTAACGTGAGAAGTACATCTCGTCACCGCGTTTTGTTCCGACCTCGCGGAAGCCGAGACCAGCGAGTGCCGAGTTACACAGTCTCTCGAAGTAGTCGGCTTCGGGGTTACCCGCACCCGCGGCGGAGGTCGGCGTCTCCGGGGCTGAGTCGGAAGCTGAGTCGGTGACTGAGACCGTCTCGGCATCTCCGGAGTCTGTCTCCATGTCCATATCCGGACTTGGTTCTGTCTGTGCTCCGCCCGACTCCTCCGTCTCAGAGCCGAAGCTGAAGTCGGGGTCATCTTCCTGACCCGTGTCGTCGTACTCCTGCTTTATCTCATCAAAGCTCTTGCCGGGCTGTGTAGCCTCCTCTATATCCTCATCCGGCTTAGAGACCGAGGAGTTGGAAGAGGTAGCCTCGCTCTCCATATCCGGCTCCGTGTCGTCTGACTCGTCGAACCCGAGGCTGTCCTCCGACTCCTCCAGACCCATTTCGTCCGACTCGTTGAATCCGAAGCCGTCGGAGTCCGAACCGTCTAAACCCATCCCGTCGCCGGTCTCTCCTGTGGCTTCGTCAGCTTCCGCGGCTTCGGCTTCGTCGGAGTCCTCCGACTCCCAGTCGTCCTCCCACTCACCCCCGTTCTCCTCGTACTCCTCTTTTAGCTCCTTGAAGCTCTTGTCCATCTTGTCTCGGTCTCTCTACGGCTCTTCCTAAATTAACTTTTGGGGCTACGTCATCCTGTGGCGTTGTAGACGACGTTGACGTTCGCGGTTACAGTCACGGGACCCGACTCTAACGTAGTGCTCGCACCTCCTGCGTCGCCGCCTGCCTGTAACATCATGCTTTCCCTAGGGACGAACCTCGACTCCGAGGTTCTCACTGAATGTACGCCTGTGACTGTAATACCGCCCGCGTCTGCTAACGTCTCAGCCTGTGACTGCGCGTTCTCCATTGCTTCTGTCAGAGCCTCGTTCCTCACAGTTCTCCTCGTCGAGTCCGACAGCGTGTACCTCGCGCCGTCGATGTTGGTCGCGCCGTTGTCGATGGCTGTGTCTATGACTTTTCCGACTCTACTCAGGTTAGTGAGCTCTATCTCGAACCCGTGTCTCGCGTAGTACTCCGTCTCGGGCTCGTCAGTCTTCTTCCGAGGTTGGACTACGCGCGGTGTTCTCTCGTCTATCCTGTAGTCAGTCGTACGTATCTGGTCGTCGTCTATACCAATCTGTCTCAGAGCCTGCCTCATATTCGTGACGTTCTCGGCGAGTCTGTCGCGTGCAGTCTGTGAGTCGTCCGCCCTGGCGACAGATGAGACTCTAACTACCGCCTTGTCGGGCTGTGCCTCGACCTCACCCGTTGCCGAGACTGAGACTGTCTTTCCCGAACTGGGCTGTGTCTGTGCGCTCGCAGTCGTCGAACTCTGACTCACCATGAGTGCTCCCGAGACGAGGAGAGCACTCACCAACACAACACCCGCTAAGTACCTGTAGCTTCGTGACTGTGACATACAGATCTACATCACGCCATGAACCTATATACCTGACCTAGGCTAAAACAGACATTTGACTCTTCTACTCCACTCTACTCGGCTTCGGCGATACTGTCGAGTCTCTCCCTGAGCATCTGGTTGACTGTACCGGGGTCGGCACTCCCACCCGTCTTCTGCATCACCTGTCCGACGAGGAAGTTGAGGGCGTCTTCCTCGCCGCTGAGGTAGTCGTCGACTGCGTCGGGGTTGTCGTCTATCGCCTCCTCGACCGCCTCGACAGTGACGTCCTCGCCCGCCTTCTTCATATCCCTCTCCTCGACTATCTCGACGGGAGCGCGTCCCTCGTCGAGTGCGTCACGCAGAGCCTCGACGGCGTTCCTGTCCGTAATTTCGTCCTCGTCGATCATCTTGACGAGATTCACAAACTCTGAGACGTCGACCTCGTCTACTGTCATGTCCCTGTAGTTAAGCTCACCCAGGAGTTCGTCGGCGACCCAGGTCGAGGCGACGCCGTAGCTGACCTCCTCGTCCTTGGCGACAGTCTCGTAGAAGTCGGCGACCGCCTTCTTCGACGTGAGCTTCTCGGCGACCTCGTCGGAGACGCCGTACTCGTCTATGAATCTCTCACGGCGGGCGTCGGGAAGCTCAGGTATGCCGATCTCGCCCTTGAACTTCTCGACGCGCACGACTGGAATGTCAGCCTCCTCGAAGTAACGGTAGTCGTGTTCCTCCGCCTTCTCCCTCAGAGTAACTGTGATTCCTCTGTCGTCGTCGTAATGGCGCGTCTCCTGTCTGATCTCGGCACCCCTCTTTATCTGGTTCTTCTGACGCGTGATCTCGTATGCGAGAGCCTTCTCGACCCCTTTCGTCGATCCTATGTTCTTTATCTCTGTCCTGTTCCCGCCCTCGCCGTCGACCTCTATCGAGACGTTGGCGTCGACCCTTATCGTACCTCCCTCTTCGGTGTCGAAGACATCGAGGTACTCCAGTATCTCACGTAGCTTGTCTACGAAGCCTCTCGCCTCCTCGGGGGTTTCGAGGTCGGGCTCAGTGACTATCTCCATCAGGGGAGTACCCGACCTGTTGTAGTCGACGAGTGTGTGGCTCGCTGTCTCTATCGAGCCTCCCTTGTGGACGAGAGAGCCGGGGTCTTCCTCCATATGGGCGCGGCGTATACGTACCTCTTT contains:
- the ilvA gene encoding threonine ammonia-lyase, yielding MIDIDDIEDAREELEGVARHTPLNSSRTFSDITDSEVYFKYENRQRTGAFKIRGAYNRIQNLSEEERAKGVIAASAGNHAQGVALAATEAGIESTIVMPEDAPISKVQATREYGATVVLSGVDYSEAYEKAREIQRNDGGTFVHPFDDPYIQAGQGTIGLEILEDLPDVDTVIVSIGGGGLISGISTAVKARSPDTRVIGVQAEGAASVPQSLEKGEIYEREGVSTIADGIATRSIAESTFEVIQENVDEVVTVSDDEIANAILLLLERDKTVVEGAGAATVAAALSHKVEIGDEKVVCVLSGGNIDGNTLSQVINRGLVNEGRYLKFTTVLNDKPGALVDIASLISDMNANIYAIHHDRTAKDVALNAAEVEFELETRSTQHANRIVRTLEKKGYDVSVTT
- a CDS encoding SIMPL domain-containing protein (The SIMPL domain is named for its presence in mouse protein SIMPL (signalling molecule that associates with mouse pelle-like kinase). Bacterial member BP26, from Brucella, was shown to assemble into a channel-like structure, while YggE from E. coli has been associated with resistance to oxidative stress.) encodes the protein MSQSRSYRYLAGVVLVSALLVSGALMVSQSSTTASAQTQPSSGKTVSVSATGEVEAQPDKAVVRVSSVARADDSQTARDRLAENVTNMRQALRQIGIDDDQIRTTDYRIDERTPRVVQPRKKTDEPETEYYARHGFEIELTNLSRVGKVIDTAIDNGATNIDGARYTLSDSTRRTVRNEALTEAMENAQSQAETLADAGGITVTGVHSVRTSESRFVPRESMMLQAGGDAGGASTTLESGPVTVTANVNVVYNATG
- the gatB gene encoding Asp-tRNA(Asn)/Glu-tRNA(Gln) amidotransferase subunit GatB, with protein sequence MSAKPGESLDVTIGLEIHVQLDTQTKMFCGCSTDYENAEPNTHTCPVCLGLPGSLPVVNQKAVEYAVMVGKALDCEIADETRFHRKNYFYPDLPKNFQITQYDAPINQDGSVGLRVGDDEKEVRIRRAHMEEDPGSLVHKGGSIETASHTLVDYNRSGTPLMEIVTEPDLETPEEARGFVDKLREILEYLDVFDTEEGGTIRVDANVSIEVDGEGGNRTEIKNIGSTKGVEKALAYEITRQKNQIKRGAEIRQETRHYDDDRGITVTLREKAEEHDYRYFEEADIPVVRVEKFKGEIGIPELPDARRERFIDEYGVSDEVAEKLTSKKAVADFYETVAKDEEVSYGVASTWVADELLGELNYRDMTVDEVDVSEFVNLVKMIDEDEITDRNAVEALRDALDEGRAPVEIVEERDMKKAGEDVTVEAVEEAIDDNPDAVDDYLSGEEDALNFLVGQVMQKTGGSADPGTVNQMLRERLDSIAEAE
- a CDS encoding MBL fold metallo-hydrolase; this translates as MTVDSVSGCDGIYIVDFKMLGHDDHGAVYIVDDEETAIVDTGMSPGVDHIYDALDEVGIERNDVDYIIPTHVHLDHGGGTGFLADECENAEVVAHENAVPYLSDPDKIEKLVTSVKRAVGDMADGYGTAKPVDRDRIRSVEDGDVVDLGGRQLEVLYAPGHAPHQICLFDTHDEAIFTADEAGMNIAGELKPTTPPPNFDLEKNLESLERFKDLDPEVLLYGHYGARHDAVESLEEYSEILRDWVDEVEEVRENYETDDEVVDHFVESDHLYYDVWDDESASETIRMDVEGVLLYLDRQD